From Micromonospora rhizosphaerae, the proteins below share one genomic window:
- a CDS encoding DUF6343 family protein has translation MTRSQPRGARGTVGHAYSALNMRLALAIFGLVTMTIFAVLAFRAGVAGLGVLCAVLAVVALVDLFVIQRRRAARHREEPGKRHSLFE, from the coding sequence ATGACGCGATCACAGCCCCGCGGTGCCCGTGGCACCGTCGGCCACGCGTACAGCGCGCTGAACATGCGGCTCGCGCTCGCCATCTTCGGCCTGGTGACCATGACCATCTTCGCGGTGCTGGCCTTCCGGGCCGGCGTGGCCGGGCTGGGCGTCCTCTGCGCGGTCTTGGCCGTCGTGGCCCTGGTCGACCTGTTCGTCATCCAGCGCCGCCGCGCCGCCCGCCACCGCGAGGAGCCGGGTAAGCGGCACTCACTCTTCGAGTGA
- a CDS encoding NADP-dependent succinic semialdehyde dehydrogenase, whose translation MPIATINPVNGQVLKTYDPMSDEQIDAAIERADLAFRQLRGTTIAQRGQWLTAAADLLDAERDETARLMTTEMGKTYAAAKAEVTKCATACRFYAANAEQMLADEPADAGAVKATRAFIRYQPIGAVLAVMPWNFPLWQVMRFAAPALMAGNTGLLKHASNVPQAALYLEDLFRRAGFPEGAFTTLLVGSDAVDRILRDPRVRAATLTGSEGAGRSIAQIAGRELKKTVLELGGSDPFVVMPSADLDQAAEVATTARCQNNGQSCIAAKRFIVHTDIFDAFAQKFTERMCALRVGDPMEDGTEIGPLATERGRDEVHAQVRDAVDKGATVLCGGELPSGDGWYYPPTIVTDLRPEMRMWSEEVFGPVAGLFRVSSYEEAIEVANGTKFGLGSNAWTRDPQEQERFATDLDAGSVFINGMTTSFPQLPFGGVKNSGYGRELSALGMREFCNIKTVWMGEGAPSAGAGAHAE comes from the coding sequence ATGCCCATCGCCACCATCAACCCGGTCAATGGACAGGTGCTCAAGACGTACGACCCGATGTCGGACGAGCAGATCGACGCCGCCATCGAACGGGCCGATCTGGCCTTCCGGCAGCTGCGCGGCACCACGATCGCCCAACGGGGGCAGTGGCTCACCGCCGCGGCCGACCTGCTCGACGCCGAGCGCGACGAGACCGCCCGGCTGATGACCACCGAGATGGGCAAGACGTACGCGGCGGCGAAGGCCGAGGTGACCAAGTGCGCCACCGCCTGCCGGTTCTACGCCGCGAACGCGGAGCAGATGCTCGCCGACGAACCGGCCGACGCCGGCGCGGTGAAGGCGACCCGGGCGTTCATCCGCTACCAGCCGATCGGGGCGGTGCTCGCGGTGATGCCGTGGAACTTCCCGCTCTGGCAGGTGATGCGCTTCGCCGCGCCGGCGTTGATGGCCGGCAACACCGGCCTGCTCAAGCACGCCTCCAATGTTCCGCAGGCTGCGCTCTATTTGGAGGACCTGTTCCGGCGGGCCGGCTTCCCGGAGGGCGCGTTCACCACGCTGCTGGTCGGCTCGGACGCGGTCGACCGGATCCTCCGCGACCCGCGGGTCCGGGCCGCCACGCTGACCGGCAGCGAGGGCGCCGGCCGCTCGATCGCCCAGATCGCCGGCCGCGAGCTGAAGAAGACGGTGCTGGAGCTGGGCGGCAGCGACCCGTTCGTGGTGATGCCCTCGGCCGATTTGGACCAGGCCGCCGAGGTGGCCACCACCGCCCGCTGCCAGAACAACGGCCAGTCCTGCATCGCGGCCAAGCGCTTCATCGTCCACACCGACATCTTCGACGCGTTCGCGCAGAAGTTCACCGAGCGGATGTGCGCGCTGCGGGTCGGCGACCCGATGGAGGACGGGACCGAGATCGGGCCGCTGGCCACCGAGCGCGGCCGCGACGAGGTGCACGCCCAGGTGCGGGACGCGGTGGACAAGGGCGCGACCGTCCTCTGCGGCGGCGAGCTGCCCTCCGGCGACGGCTGGTACTACCCGCCGACCATCGTGACCGACCTGCGGCCGGAGATGCGGATGTGGTCCGAGGAGGTCTTCGGGCCGGTCGCCGGGCTGTTCCGGGTGTCGTCCTACGAGGAGGCGATCGAGGTGGCCAACGGCACCAAGTTCGGCCTCGGCTCGAACGCCTGGACCCGGGACCCGCAGGAGCAGGAGCGCTTCGCCACCGACCTGGACGCCGGCAGCGTCTTCATCAACGGTATGACCACCTCCTTCCCGCAGCTGCCCTTCGGCGGGGTGAAGAACTCGGGTTACGGACGGGAGCTCTCGGCGCTGGGCATGCGGGAGTTCTGCAACATCAAGACCGTCTGGATGGGCGAGGGCGCACCGTCGGCCGGTGCCGGCGCGCACGCCGAGTAG
- a CDS encoding TIGR03885 family FMN-dependent LLM class oxidoreductase: MTAFGFHASHEQIHPRKLLEAVSHAERAGFDAAMSSDHFSPWSARQGQSGFAWSWLGSALQATNLPFGVVNAPGQRYHPAIIAQAIGTLGAMYPGRFWAALGTGEASNEHITGDGWPRKDIRNARLRECVDIIRSLLAGEEVSHDGLVRVDRAKLWTRPEQPPALIGAAVGVATARWCAEWADGLITVNAPIDHLRQMIDAYRDAGGRGPLHLQVHVSWAPEQSEAEAIAYDQWRSNVFAPPVCWDLELAEHFDVVSQDVPMEKVTATVNVSADLGRHAGWLERYVELGFDQIALHHVGQEQRAFIDAFGAEVLPKLRSAA; encoded by the coding sequence ATGACGGCGTTCGGCTTTCACGCGTCCCACGAGCAGATCCACCCGCGCAAGCTGCTGGAGGCGGTGAGCCACGCCGAGCGGGCCGGCTTCGACGCCGCCATGTCCTCCGACCACTTCTCCCCGTGGAGCGCCCGGCAGGGCCAGTCCGGCTTCGCCTGGTCCTGGCTGGGATCCGCCCTGCAGGCCACCAACCTGCCGTTCGGCGTGGTCAACGCCCCCGGCCAGCGCTACCACCCGGCGATCATCGCGCAGGCCATCGGCACTCTCGGCGCGATGTACCCGGGGCGGTTCTGGGCGGCCCTGGGCACCGGCGAGGCGAGCAACGAGCACATCACCGGCGACGGCTGGCCGCGCAAGGACATCCGCAACGCGCGGCTGCGCGAGTGCGTCGACATCATCCGGTCGCTGCTCGCCGGTGAGGAGGTCAGCCACGACGGCCTGGTCCGGGTCGACCGGGCGAAGCTGTGGACCCGGCCCGAGCAGCCGCCGGCGCTGATCGGCGCGGCGGTCGGCGTGGCCACCGCCCGCTGGTGCGCGGAATGGGCGGACGGTCTGATCACCGTCAACGCGCCGATCGACCACCTGCGCCAGATGATCGACGCGTACCGGGACGCCGGCGGGCGGGGGCCTTTGCACCTCCAGGTGCACGTGAGCTGGGCGCCGGAGCAGTCCGAGGCCGAGGCCATCGCGTACGACCAGTGGCGCAGCAACGTCTTCGCCCCGCCGGTCTGCTGGGATCTGGAGCTGGCCGAGCACTTCGATGTGGTCAGCCAGGACGTGCCGATGGAGAAGGTCACCGCCACGGTCAACGTCTCCGCCGACCTGGGGCGGCACGCCGGCTGGCTGGAGCGGTACGTGGAGCTCGGCTTCGACCAGATCGCCCTGCACCACGTCGGGCAGGAGCAGCGGGCCTTCATCGACGCGTTCGGCGCCGAGGTCCTGCCGAAGCTGCGCAGCGCCGCCTGA
- a CDS encoding Na+/H+ antiporter has translation MEPLIEVVFFLAIATFGVALARRLGLLAPILLVVLGLGLSFVPGFPQVRLDPDLVLTGILPPLLYVAALKTSVPAFRLNLRPILLLAVGLVLFTAFVVGTVVHLFLPQVPYAICLALGAVVAPPDAIAATAVARRVGLPRRVVTILEGESLVNDATALVLLRVAIVAATAANGGVGFGDVAREVLVSTGGGILVGVLGVVVFGFLHKRITDPVLDNALSLIVPFAVVFVAEEIHASGVVAVVVTGLGIGHKQPLLMSAASRLQVAAFWRLTQFLLEGLVFLLVGLQLREVLRDLNEPFGFLAGITVAVLLAVFLTRFVWLFPATYLPRLVPRVRHRDPAPPVQAPIVIGWAGMRGVVTLAAALALPLTLAEGRPYPRPLFIWLAFAVIVVTLVAQGATLPAVARRLKLPPDDPVRDALSAAGVQQQASRAARNRLDELADTAPQAVVDRLRRALEDRTNLAWERLGGIERETPSQAYGRLRQEMIDAEREVYRAARDSGKIPEEVLVRAYRDLDLEESLLRQEIAE, from the coding sequence ATGGAGCCCTTGATCGAGGTCGTGTTCTTCCTCGCGATCGCGACGTTCGGCGTGGCGCTGGCCCGGCGGCTGGGCCTGCTCGCCCCGATCCTGCTGGTCGTGCTCGGCCTCGGACTCTCCTTCGTGCCGGGCTTCCCCCAGGTCCGGCTCGACCCCGATCTCGTGCTGACGGGCATCCTGCCGCCGCTGCTCTACGTGGCGGCCCTGAAGACCTCGGTGCCGGCGTTCCGGCTCAACCTGCGGCCGATCCTGCTGCTGGCGGTGGGGCTGGTGCTCTTCACCGCGTTCGTGGTGGGCACCGTCGTGCACCTGTTCCTGCCCCAGGTGCCGTACGCGATCTGCCTGGCCCTCGGTGCGGTGGTCGCGCCGCCCGACGCGATCGCCGCCACCGCGGTGGCCCGGCGGGTCGGGCTGCCCCGCCGGGTGGTGACCATCCTCGAGGGGGAGAGCCTGGTCAACGACGCGACCGCGCTGGTGCTGCTGCGGGTGGCGATCGTCGCCGCGACCGCGGCCAACGGGGGCGTCGGCTTCGGGGACGTGGCCCGTGAGGTCCTGGTCTCCACCGGCGGCGGCATCCTCGTCGGGGTGCTCGGCGTGGTGGTCTTCGGCTTCCTGCACAAGCGGATCACCGACCCGGTGCTGGACAACGCGCTGTCGCTGATCGTCCCGTTCGCGGTCGTCTTCGTCGCCGAGGAGATCCACGCCTCCGGAGTGGTCGCGGTGGTGGTGACCGGCCTCGGCATCGGCCACAAGCAGCCGCTGCTGATGTCGGCCGCCTCCCGGCTGCAGGTCGCCGCGTTCTGGCGGCTCACCCAGTTCCTGCTGGAGGGGCTGGTCTTCCTGCTCGTCGGCCTCCAGCTCCGGGAGGTCCTGCGCGACCTGAACGAGCCCTTCGGCTTCCTCGCCGGGATCACCGTCGCCGTGCTGCTGGCCGTCTTCCTGACCCGCTTCGTCTGGCTCTTCCCCGCCACCTACCTGCCCCGGCTGGTGCCCCGGGTCCGGCACCGGGACCCGGCGCCACCGGTGCAGGCCCCGATCGTCATCGGCTGGGCCGGGATGCGCGGCGTTGTCACCCTCGCGGCCGCGCTCGCCCTGCCGCTCACCCTGGCCGAGGGCCGGCCCTACCCGCGGCCGCTCTTCATCTGGCTCGCGTTCGCGGTGATCGTGGTGACCCTGGTCGCCCAGGGCGCCACCCTGCCGGCCGTGGCCCGCCGGCTGAAGCTGCCGCCGGACGACCCGGTGCGGGACGCGCTCTCCGCCGCCGGGGTCCAGCAGCAGGCCAGCCGGGCCGCGCGGAACCGCCTCGATGAACTGGCCGACACCGCGCCGCAGGCGGTGGTGGACCGGCTGCGCCGGGCGCTGGAGGACCGCACCAACCTGGCGTGGGAGCGGTTGGGAGGCATCGAGCGGGAAACCCCGTCCCAGGCGTACGGTCGGCTGCGGCAGGAGATGATCGACGCCGAGCGGGAGGTGTACCGGGCCGCCCGGGACTCGGGGAAGATCCCCGAGGAGGTGCTGGTGCGGGCCTACCGTGACCTGGACCTGGAGGAGTCGTTGCTGCGCCAGGAGATCGCCGAGTGA
- a CDS encoding UBP-type zinc finger domain-containing protein produces MSCQHLTEAGTAEPQTTEECPDCVAVGNADWVHLRCCLTCGHVGCCDSSPLQHATKHFEATGHPVMRSIQPGEAWRWCFVDEEIG; encoded by the coding sequence ATGAGCTGTCAGCACCTGACCGAGGCGGGGACGGCCGAACCGCAGACCACCGAGGAGTGCCCGGACTGCGTCGCCGTCGGCAACGCCGACTGGGTGCACCTGCGGTGCTGCCTGACCTGCGGGCACGTCGGCTGCTGCGACTCCTCGCCGCTCCAGCACGCGACGAAGCACTTCGAGGCCACCGGGCACCCGGTGATGCGCTCGATCCAGCCGGGGGAGGCGTGGCGCTGGTGCTTCGTGGACGAGGAGATCGGCTGA
- a CDS encoding GNAT family N-acetyltransferase has protein sequence MTDQQTLTIRPGGPADAATILRLLDSATAWLVARGRTGQWGTEPASTDPRRIAQADTWASSGGLHLAMLGDAPIGALVVGAATDYVPPATEPELYVNLLVTDRAYAGLAIGARLLAHAADLARARGLGLLRVDCYGGDDRALVRFYEGCGFTATDPFTVERPGREPWPGQVLARRLD, from the coding sequence ATGACCGACCAGCAGACGCTCACCATCCGGCCCGGCGGCCCGGCCGACGCGGCCACCATCCTGCGCCTGCTCGACAGCGCCACCGCGTGGCTGGTCGCGCGCGGGCGGACCGGCCAGTGGGGCACCGAGCCGGCGTCCACCGACCCACGCCGGATCGCCCAGGCCGATACCTGGGCGAGCAGCGGTGGCCTGCACCTGGCCATGCTCGGCGACGCCCCGATCGGCGCGCTGGTGGTCGGCGCGGCCACCGACTACGTCCCGCCGGCCACCGAGCCGGAGCTGTACGTGAACCTGCTGGTCACCGACCGGGCGTACGCCGGGCTGGCGATCGGGGCGAGGCTGCTGGCGCACGCTGCCGACCTGGCCCGGGCGCGCGGCCTGGGGCTGCTCCGGGTGGACTGCTACGGCGGCGACGACCGGGCGCTGGTCCGCTTCTACGAGGGCTGCGGCTTCACCGCCACCGACCCGTTCACCGTCGAGCGGCCGGGCCGGGAGCCCTGGCCGGGTCAGGTCCTCGCCCGCCGGCTGGACTGA
- a CDS encoding DMT family transporter: MAYLFLLAAITAEVIGTSLLKATDGFTRLWPTLGLAVAYLAAFGLLSLAVKEIPVGVAYAVWSGLGTAAIMAIGAAFLGEPLSLAKVVGAGLVIAGVVVLNLGGAH, translated from the coding sequence GTGGCGTACCTGTTCCTGCTGGCCGCGATCACCGCCGAGGTGATCGGCACGAGCCTGCTCAAGGCGACGGACGGCTTCACCCGACTCTGGCCGACGCTCGGTCTGGCGGTGGCTTACCTGGCGGCGTTCGGGCTGCTCTCCCTGGCGGTCAAGGAGATCCCCGTAGGCGTGGCCTACGCCGTATGGTCCGGGCTCGGCACCGCCGCGATCATGGCCATCGGCGCGGCCTTCCTGGGCGAGCCGCTGAGCCTCGCCAAGGTCGTCGGCGCTGGCCTGGTGATCGCCGGCGTCGTCGTGCTCAACCTCGGCGGCGCCCACTGA
- a CDS encoding DUF397 domain-containing protein gives MADLTGARWRTSTRSSSNGGNCVEVADNLPGVVLVRDSKDRAGGTLTFPPSAWRTFIGQLATARRP, from the coding sequence ATGGCTGACCTGACCGGCGCCCGCTGGCGCACCAGCACTCGCAGCAGCTCCAACGGCGGCAACTGCGTCGAGGTCGCCGACAACCTGCCCGGCGTGGTGCTGGTCCGCGACTCCAAGGACCGCGCCGGCGGCACGCTGACCTTCCCGCCGAGCGCCTGGCGTACCTTCATCGGTCAGCTCGCGACGGCTCGCCGGCCCTGA
- a CDS encoding DUF5753 domain-containing protein: MAEAGETAESLAERVGVDPKTAARWVTPGRVPHPRHRAAVSRALHREVGDLWPEVVRRREPTWFRPWAEVEQEATSLRSFETSVLPGLLQTEAYAHAVLSSGPLADDEVEGYVAARIARQAAVFDRPRPPLTVFVVDEAALRRGEPEIMQPQLDHLIAMAHRPRVLLHVLPLRAGFHPGQAGPFVIASVDGGDDVAYLDDQAAGRMTEDVAALWQVWDTLRSVALPRDQSIQLLKARPWLT; this comes from the coding sequence ATGGCCGAGGCGGGCGAGACGGCCGAGTCCCTGGCCGAGCGGGTCGGTGTCGACCCGAAGACGGCCGCCCGCTGGGTGACGCCGGGACGCGTCCCGCATCCCCGACACCGGGCGGCGGTGTCCAGGGCGCTCCACCGGGAGGTCGGGGACCTGTGGCCGGAGGTCGTCCGCCGACGCGAGCCGACCTGGTTCCGCCCCTGGGCCGAGGTGGAACAAGAGGCGACCTCGCTCCGCTCGTTCGAGACCTCGGTGCTGCCCGGCCTGCTGCAGACCGAGGCGTACGCGCACGCGGTGCTGAGCAGCGGACCCCTGGCCGACGACGAGGTGGAGGGCTACGTGGCCGCCCGGATCGCCCGGCAGGCGGCGGTCTTCGACCGACCCCGCCCGCCGCTGACCGTCTTCGTCGTCGACGAGGCCGCGCTGCGCCGCGGCGAGCCCGAGATCATGCAGCCGCAGCTCGACCACCTGATCGCCATGGCGCACCGCCCCCGCGTCCTGCTGCACGTGCTGCCGCTGCGCGCCGGCTTCCATCCCGGCCAGGCCGGCCCATTCGTGATCGCGAGCGTGGACGGCGGCGACGACGTGGCCTACCTGGACGACCAGGCAGCCGGGCGGATGACGGAAGACGTTGCTGCCCTGTGGCAGGTCTGGGACACTCTCAGGTCGGTGGCGCTCCCGCGTGACCAGTCGATCCAGCTCCTGAAGGCACGACCATGGCTGACCTGA
- a CDS encoding flavin reductase produces MSRSARPHVPMRPLWRCRACGAEWPCQPARLALLVEYRDDRPALLVYLGTLMHEAGEQLAQLNGHARPADLPDRFLSWALPRGRDPEEDPRGSSGLR; encoded by the coding sequence GTGAGCCGGTCGGCGCGACCGCACGTGCCCATGCGGCCGCTGTGGCGGTGCCGGGCGTGCGGCGCGGAGTGGCCGTGTCAGCCGGCGCGGCTGGCGCTGCTGGTCGAGTACCGGGACGACCGGCCCGCGCTGCTGGTCTACCTGGGGACGCTGATGCACGAGGCGGGGGAGCAGCTCGCCCAGCTCAACGGCCACGCCCGCCCCGCCGACCTGCCGGACCGATTCCTCTCCTGGGCCCTCCCCCGCGGCCGTGACCCGGAGGAAGATCCCCGAGGGTCGAGCGGCCTCCGATAG